A stretch of the Papaver somniferum cultivar HN1 chromosome 6, ASM357369v1, whole genome shotgun sequence genome encodes the following:
- the LOC113289726 gene encoding C2 domain-containing protein At1g53590-like encodes MDITKISLIHHIGIVLVVLWILSTYGYSNPVVYFLSLVYLYQVHEGYVVKLQKKLRYEEKKQANQKRLLTDSETVRWLNDAVEKLWPICMERIASQQILLPIMPWFLEKYKPWTAKEAMVESLYMGRSPPMFTEMRVVGQSSGDDHLVLELGMNFLAADDMSAIIAIKLRKRLGFGMWAKLHMTGMHIEGKVLVGVKFLREWPYLGRMRICFTEPPYFQMTVKPIFSHGIDVTEIPGIAGWVDELLGIAFEQSLVEPNMLVVDMEKFVSSPSGDWFSVDERDPVAYAELQIIEAAEIKPSDMNGFSDPYVNGQCGSFKFQTKVQKKTLTPKWLEDFRIPIFTWEASNLISIEVRDKDHFGYDPLGSCSINLNDLKDSRQRHDMWVALENIKMGRLHLAVTVVDFERKGKKINTKGMVQSKKKENSATDSISRENAKKGASIPNAPSGDVSKRADEFEPINIEGQEETGIWVHHPGSDVSQTWKPRKGKSRHSDIAIHNEDNCSSNSMGSQNSCDSSSDDSKDGHKHKSFGSIRRSLRKLGSVFHRSFKKEDSHVLGEAASPRSFNTDKVKEKGANARSRMGGHVSEATERYKPEDGSFDLQNEGMRPTQSSEQVIPINYVKNAEKLADSPKHAVSRKESDLSTTNSASAPAAIYDNTDEESSLSSSRVSTP; translated from the exons ATGGATATAACAAAGATTTCACTTATACATCACATTGGTATTGTGCTTGTTGTATTATGGATCTTGTCTACTTATGGATATTCCAATCCAGTTGTATATTTCTTATCCTTAGTTTATCTCTATCAG GTTCATGAGGGATATGTTGTGAAGTTACAGAAGAAATTACGATACGAAGAGAAGAAACAAGCCAATCAGAAAAGG TTGCTTACGGATTCAGAAACAGTTCGGTGGTTAAATGATGCGGTCGAGAAGTTATGGCCTATATGTATGGAACGAATTGCCTCACAGCAAATCCTTCTCCCTATTATGCCTTGGTTCTTGGAGAAGTACAAACCATGGACTGCT AAGGAAGCAATGGTTGAGAGCTTATATATGGGAAGGAGCCCACCAATGTTCACAGAAATGAGGGTTGTAGGTCAATCTTCTGGGGATGACCATTTG GTTTTGGAGTTGGGAATGAATTTCCTTGCTGCGGATGACATGAGTGCAATAATTGCTATAAAACTCAGGAAAAGATTAGGATTTGGTATGTGGGCGAAGCTGCATATGACAGGCATGCATATTGAGGGGAAG GTTTTGGTGGGTGTGAAATTTCTTCGTGAATGGCCTTATCTTGGTCGTATGCGAATATGCTTTACGGAACCACCTTACTTCCAGATGACTGTAAAACCTATCTTCAGCCATGGGATTGATGTCACGGAAATACCTGGGATTGCAGGATGGGTG GATGAACTTCTTGGCATTGCATTTGAACAGTCATTGGTTGAG CCCAATATGCTGGTTGTTGATATGGAAAAGTTTGTGTCATCACCATCAG GGGATTGGTTCTCTGTCGATGAAAGAGATCCAGTTGCTTATGCTGAACTGCAAATTATTGAAGCAGCTGAGATTAAACCGTCAGATATGAATG GGTTCTCTGACCCCTACGTAAATGGACAATGCGGTTCTTTCAAGTTCCAGACCAAGGTACAGAAGAAAACATTGACTCCCAAATGGCTTGAGGATTTTAGAATTCCCATCTTCACTTGGGAAGCTTCTAATTTGATCTCTATTGAAGTGCGCGACAAAGATCATTTTGGTTATGATCCCCTTGG GTCATGTTCCATTAACCTCAATGATTTAAAGGATAGCAGGCAGAGGCACGATATGTGGGTGGctcttgaaaatattaaaatgggACGTTTACATTTAGCAGTAACTGTCGTTGATTTTGAAAGAAAG GGGAAAAAAATCAATACTAAAGGTATGGTACAgtcgaagaagaaagaaaactcaGCGACAGACTCTATTTCAAGAGAAAATGCTAAGAAAGGAGCCTCAATCCCAAATGCACCTTCAGGAGATGTCTCCAAAAGGGCAGATGAATTTGAACCAATTAACATTGAAGGCCAGGAAGAAACAGGGATATGGGTTCATCATCCAGGTAGTGATGTTTCACAGACTTGGAAACCTAGGAAAGGTAAGAGTAGGCACTCTGATATTGCAATCCATAATGAGGATAATTGTTCATCCAACAGCATGGGATCCCAAAATAGTTGTGATAGTAGTAGTGATGACAGTAAAGATGGACACAAACATAAGTCCTTTGGCTCGATTAGGAGGAGTCTAAGGAAGCTTGGGTCAGTGTTTCATAGAAGTTTTAAAAAGGAGGATTCACACGTTTTAGGAGAGGCTGCCTCCCCACGAAGCTTCAATACtgataaagtgaaggagaagggtgcTAATGCAAGGTCTAGGATGGGTGGTCACGTATCTGAGGCTACAGAACGTTACAAACCAGAAGATGGGAGCTTCGATCTCCAGAATGAAGGGATGAGGCCAACGCAGAGCAGCGAACAAGTTATCCCAATTAATTACGTGAAAAACGCCGAGAAGCTTGCTGATAGCCCAAAACATGCAGTATCCAGAAAAGAATCCGACCTAAGTACGACAAATTCTGCTTCAGCCCCAGCAGCAATATATGACAACACTGATGAGGAGTCATCTCTATCATCTTCGAGAGTTTCTACTCCCTGA